A DNA window from Acidimicrobiales bacterium contains the following coding sequences:
- a CDS encoding alpha/beta hydrolase has translation MGDSNAGSGMIAGSTEIDGMNVAWLEQGQGPLAICLHGFPDSAHTYRYLLPALAAAGFRAVAPFTRGYAPSDLAPDGLYQSGARGRDACRLHDALGGDSDAVIIGHDWGSGAADIAAVVEPDRWSKVVLMAVPPGSRVTKAFFDYRQIRRSSYMFFFQHPLSEAVVPHDDYAFIKGLWSDWSPGYDHTTDVEYFKASVPDPQHLAAALGYYRATFQPDLRSPDLHEWDAAGAKCPSQPTLYMHGVDDGCIGIEVADGLEADLADGSAVNRVEGAGHFLHLEKPDIVNAAIVGFLRS, from the coding sequence ATGGGGGATTCGAACGCGGGGTCGGGCATGATCGCCGGCTCCACCGAGATCGACGGAATGAACGTCGCCTGGCTTGAACAGGGTCAGGGTCCGCTGGCCATCTGCCTGCACGGTTTTCCCGACTCGGCCCACACCTACCGCTACCTGTTGCCGGCATTGGCCGCCGCCGGTTTCCGGGCCGTTGCACCCTTCACCCGGGGTTATGCACCCTCAGACCTGGCCCCGGACGGGCTGTACCAATCGGGAGCGCGGGGCCGCGACGCCTGCCGCCTCCACGACGCCCTGGGCGGCGACTCCGATGCGGTGATCATCGGCCACGACTGGGGCTCGGGAGCTGCCGACATCGCCGCCGTCGTCGAACCCGACCGCTGGAGCAAGGTCGTCTTGATGGCTGTGCCCCCGGGCAGCAGGGTCACCAAGGCGTTCTTCGACTATCGCCAGATCAGGCGCTCGTCTTACATGTTCTTCTTCCAGCACCCCCTGTCGGAGGCCGTGGTACCCCACGACGACTACGCCTTCATCAAGGGCCTTTGGAGCGACTGGTCGCCCGGATACGACCACACCACCGACGTCGAGTACTTCAAGGCCAGCGTGCCCGACCCACAACACCTGGCCGCGGCCCTGGGCTATTACCGCGCGACCTTCCAGCCCGACCTTCGCAGCCCGGATCTGCACGAGTGGGACGCTGCCGGCGCCAAGTGCCCCAGCCAACCCACCCTGTACATGCACGGTGTCGACGACGGCTGCATCGGCATCGAGGTGGCCGATGGGCTCGAGGCAGACCTGGCCGACGGATCGGCGGTGAACAGGGTCGAGGGTGCCGGGCACTTCCTGCACCTCGAAAAACCCGACATCGTCAACGCCGCAATAGTCGGGTTCTTGCGCTCATGA
- a CDS encoding UGSC family (seleno)protein encodes MTTVLDPTNESKPATWQRRPRAQSLEGLTVGLLDISKARGNVFLDRLEERLVDTGANVLRFAKPTFSKPAPVDLRHEIATQCDAVIEALADUGSCTSCSVHDIVDLERRGVPGVFVATVEFIDGAQAQSRALGAEPMAVFVEHPIQDRTDDEMRDIADRAVDALIQALTTN; translated from the coding sequence ATGACCACCGTTCTTGATCCCACCAACGAATCCAAGCCGGCAACCTGGCAGCGCAGACCGCGGGCCCAGAGCCTGGAAGGCCTCACGGTTGGACTCCTCGACATCAGCAAGGCCAGGGGCAACGTGTTCCTCGACAGGCTCGAGGAGCGGCTGGTAGACACCGGCGCCAACGTGCTGCGATTCGCCAAGCCGACGTTCTCCAAGCCTGCACCCGTAGACCTGCGCCACGAGATCGCCACCCAGTGCGACGCCGTGATCGAGGCGCTAGCCGATTGAGGCAGCTGCACGTCGTGCAGTGTGCACGACATCGTCGATCTCGAGCGCCGGGGTGTTCCGGGCGTGTTCGTCGCCACCGTCGAGTTCATCGACGGAGCCCAGGCCCAATCGCGTGCCCTGGGCGCCGAGCCGATGGCGGTGTTCGTGGAACACCCCATCCAGGACCGCACCGATGACGAGATGCGCGACATCGCGGATCGTGCCGTCGATGCCCTGATCCAGGCACTCACCACCAACTAG
- a CDS encoding thioredoxin family protein, with protein sequence MTAHPLPDGLVAFVKRDCPTCVLVEPVLAQLSQSVGLTVFTQDDPTFPAGAGEVRHDSDLSMSWHHDIETVPTLVKVADGVEQERIVGWSRPQWIEFTGADGLGPDLPEWRPGCGSLSVDPNLADELRVRFSGSTLRARRVDFAALEDEIEAMYDRGWSDGLPLVPPTEGRVLAMLEGTDRPPDSVVAIAPPDLVEVTVEKVAINAVMAGCKPEYLPVVLAAVEAACTDRFNMHGLLATTMPAGPVVIVNGPIRDQIGMNSGKNVMGQGNRANATIGRALQLVIRNVGGGRPGEVDRATHGQPGKLSFCFAEDEEGSPWQPLCSDFGHEAGTNTVSLFAGNGVTCVVDQLSRDPDSLAASLAQALIGSNHPKLVLGFDAMIVMGPEHARVFAEAGWTKQQTRDRIIELTKRDGAELVRGAGGIAEGLPEAFAEAKAIPKVKPEDGLMIVHAGGGAGLFSQLIGGWVNGAKGSAPICHPIS encoded by the coding sequence ATGACCGCTCATCCCCTTCCGGACGGACTGGTCGCGTTCGTCAAACGAGACTGCCCCACCTGCGTTCTGGTCGAGCCGGTGCTGGCTCAACTGTCCCAATCGGTGGGTCTCACCGTGTTCACCCAGGACGATCCGACCTTCCCGGCCGGGGCCGGCGAAGTGCGCCACGACTCTGACCTGTCGATGTCGTGGCATCACGACATCGAGACCGTCCCCACCCTGGTGAAGGTCGCCGACGGCGTCGAGCAGGAGCGCATCGTCGGGTGGTCTCGGCCTCAGTGGATCGAATTCACCGGCGCCGACGGCCTCGGGCCAGACCTGCCAGAGTGGCGGCCGGGTTGTGGCTCGTTGTCTGTCGACCCCAACCTGGCGGACGAATTGAGGGTGCGCTTCTCGGGGTCGACCTTGCGGGCCCGCCGGGTCGACTTCGCAGCCCTCGAAGACGAGATCGAGGCGATGTACGACCGGGGTTGGTCAGACGGCCTCCCGCTGGTTCCGCCAACCGAGGGTCGGGTCTTGGCGATGCTCGAGGGCACCGACCGGCCGCCCGATTCGGTGGTTGCCATCGCGCCACCCGACCTGGTCGAGGTCACGGTCGAGAAGGTCGCCATCAACGCCGTCATGGCCGGATGCAAGCCCGAGTACCTGCCCGTCGTGTTGGCCGCCGTCGAGGCGGCATGCACCGACCGCTTCAACATGCACGGCCTGCTCGCCACGACCATGCCCGCGGGGCCTGTCGTCATCGTAAACGGCCCCATTCGAGACCAGATCGGCATGAACTCGGGCAAAAACGTGATGGGCCAGGGCAACAGGGCCAATGCCACCATCGGCAGGGCCCTGCAGTTGGTCATTCGCAATGTGGGCGGAGGCAGGCCCGGAGAGGTCGACCGCGCCACCCACGGCCAGCCGGGAAAGTTGAGCTTCTGTTTTGCCGAGGACGAGGAAGGGTCGCCGTGGCAGCCCCTGTGTTCGGACTTCGGGCACGAAGCCGGCACCAACACGGTCAGCCTCTTCGCCGGCAACGGGGTGACGTGTGTCGTCGATCAGCTCTCCAGAGACCCCGATTCGCTGGCGGCCAGCCTGGCACAGGCCCTGATCGGCTCCAACCACCCAAAGCTGGTTCTGGGCTTCGACGCCATGATCGTCATGGGCCCAGAGCACGCCCGAGTGTTCGCCGAGGCCGGCTGGACCAAACAGCAGACCCGCGATCGCATCATCGAGCTGACCAAGCGCGACGGGGCCGAACTGGTACGCGGCGCCGGGGGCATTGCAGAAGGCCTACCCGAGGCATTCGCCGAGGCCAAGGCGATACCCAAGGTCAAACCAGAAGACGGCCTGATGATCGTTCACGCCGGCGGCGGAGCCGGCCTGTTCTCCCAGCTCATCGGGGGCTGGGTCAATGGCGCCAAGGGCAGCGCACCAATCTGTCACCCGATCTCGTGA
- a CDS encoding S9 family peptidase produces MPTNPNEQAEPRAPQRPHTRQIHGTITEDPWFWLRDRNDPQTIEYLEAENAFADAQMGHLDALADRLFEEIKGRVKETDMSVPVRKGPWWYVGRTEEGKQYPIHTRRADIDGSPADEEQILLDENELAADSDYLAVGDLLVSPDHRLLAYTFDFDGDEKYELRIVDLETGETLADQAQELTYGLAWSGDSSTIFYTLADEMQRSDRVVRHTIGTPVERDEVVFHETDDRFWVGLGATRSERFIVISSESKTTSEVSIIDADDPTSAPRIIEPRRQDHEYKVEHHGERFLILSNHEAPDFRMFEAPIHSPSMPNWTEIMAHEPGVRLDDVDAFEGHIVITRRRDNVPQVTVWTLRDGSMTDLEFPEPIFETGGSGNAEFDSTVYRFGYASMVTPSSIYEQDLVTGERTLLKQQEVLGGYDAHQYVTERLWAPASDGTHVPVSVVRHRDTPVDGSAPCVLYGYGSYEVVLPAAFSSNRLSLLNRGVVYAMAHVRGGGELGRAWYDQGRLADKINSFTDMITAVDHLEKSGWAAPGRIVIRGGSAGGLLVGAVMNMIPDRLAGVVAEVPFVDNVNTMLDPTLPLTIGEYEEWGNPEEPEPFGWMSHYSPYENVGAVDYPPVYATAGLNDPRVSYWEPAKWIAKLRTTAVGRRRFILKTEMGAGHGGPSGRYDAWRDEARIQAFVLDVLGLAD; encoded by the coding sequence ATGCCCACGAACCCGAACGAGCAAGCCGAGCCGCGCGCGCCCCAGCGCCCCCACACCAGGCAGATCCACGGAACGATCACCGAGGATCCGTGGTTCTGGCTGCGCGATCGCAACGACCCCCAGACCATCGAGTATCTGGAGGCCGAGAACGCCTTCGCCGATGCCCAGATGGGCCACCTCGACGCTCTGGCGGACCGCCTGTTCGAGGAGATCAAGGGGCGGGTGAAAGAAACCGACATGAGCGTGCCGGTTCGCAAGGGTCCGTGGTGGTATGTCGGGCGCACCGAAGAGGGCAAGCAATACCCGATTCACACCCGCCGAGCCGACATCGACGGCAGCCCGGCCGATGAAGAGCAGATCTTGCTGGACGAGAACGAGCTGGCGGCAGATTCTGACTATTTGGCCGTGGGTGACCTGCTGGTGAGCCCCGACCACCGCTTGCTCGCGTACACGTTCGACTTCGACGGCGACGAGAAATACGAGCTGCGCATCGTCGACCTGGAGACGGGCGAAACCCTGGCGGATCAGGCACAAGAGTTGACCTATGGGCTTGCATGGTCTGGCGACTCATCGACGATCTTCTACACCCTGGCCGACGAGATGCAGCGCTCGGATCGGGTTGTGCGCCACACGATCGGTACCCCCGTGGAACGAGACGAGGTCGTCTTCCACGAGACCGACGACCGTTTCTGGGTGGGCCTGGGCGCAACCCGATCGGAACGGTTCATCGTCATCTCCAGCGAGTCCAAGACCACTTCGGAGGTCAGCATCATCGACGCCGACGACCCCACGTCGGCTCCGCGGATCATCGAGCCTCGACGCCAAGACCACGAATACAAGGTCGAACACCACGGCGAGCGATTCCTCATCTTGTCCAACCACGAGGCACCCGATTTCAGGATGTTCGAGGCCCCGATCCACTCGCCGTCGATGCCGAACTGGACCGAGATCATGGCCCACGAACCCGGCGTGCGACTCGACGACGTCGATGCCTTCGAGGGCCACATCGTCATCACCAGGCGCCGAGACAACGTTCCCCAGGTCACGGTGTGGACCCTTCGAGACGGGTCGATGACAGACCTGGAGTTTCCCGAGCCGATCTTCGAGACCGGAGGATCTGGCAACGCAGAGTTCGACTCGACCGTCTATCGCTTCGGGTACGCGTCGATGGTGACCCCCAGCTCGATCTATGAACAAGACCTGGTCACCGGCGAGCGAACACTGCTGAAGCAACAGGAAGTTCTGGGCGGCTACGACGCACACCAGTACGTCACCGAACGGCTCTGGGCGCCCGCTTCAGACGGAACCCATGTGCCGGTCAGCGTGGTGCGCCACCGCGACACCCCAGTCGACGGTTCGGCGCCGTGTGTGCTGTACGGCTACGGCTCTTATGAGGTCGTCTTGCCCGCGGCGTTCTCGTCGAATCGGCTGTCTTTGCTGAACCGGGGCGTGGTGTACGCCATGGCGCACGTTCGCGGCGGGGGCGAGTTGGGGCGGGCCTGGTACGACCAGGGTCGCCTGGCCGACAAGATCAACTCGTTCACCGACATGATCACCGCGGTCGACCACCTCGAGAAGTCGGGCTGGGCCGCACCTGGCCGAATCGTCATCAGGGGCGGATCGGCAGGCGGGCTGTTGGTCGGAGCGGTCATGAACATGATCCCCGACCGGTTGGCCGGCGTCGTCGCCGAGGTGCCGTTCGTCGACAACGTCAACACGATGCTCGACCCCACCCTGCCGCTGACCATCGGCGAGTACGAGGAGTGGGGAAACCCCGAAGAACCCGAACCGTTCGGCTGGATGTCTCACTACTCGCCCTACGAGAACGTCGGCGCCGTCGACTACCCGCCCGTGTACGCCACCGCCGGACTGAACGACCCGCGGGTTTCGTATTGGGAGCCGGCGAAATGGATCGCAAAGCTCAGGACAACAGCCGTCGGCCGCCGCAGGTTCATCCTGAAGACCGAGATGGGCGCCGGCCACGGAGGCCCCTCGGGCCGCTACGACGCGTGGCGCGACGAGGCGCGCATCCAGGCGTTCGTGCTGGACGTCCTGGGGCTGGCCGACTGA
- a CDS encoding MauE/DoxX family redox-associated membrane protein, translating into MAFATSVVLGAVFLFSGVLKLRDPAWPVAARALGAPSWSVPVVAPVEVALGLALVVGVGVVAAAAFSIVLLLVFSALLALAIGRPDPPSCSCFGSWSSRPVGPASLVRNGALMALAVATVVFNT; encoded by the coding sequence GTGGCCTTTGCTACTTCGGTCGTCCTGGGGGCGGTGTTCTTGTTCTCGGGCGTGCTGAAGCTGCGCGACCCGGCGTGGCCCGTAGCCGCCCGAGCGTTGGGTGCCCCGTCGTGGTCGGTGCCCGTGGTGGCTCCGGTCGAGGTCGCTTTGGGTCTGGCGCTGGTCGTGGGTGTGGGGGTGGTGGCCGCCGCGGCCTTCAGCATCGTGCTGCTGCTGGTGTTCTCGGCCCTGTTGGCGTTGGCGATCGGTCGTCCCGACCCTCCGTCGTGTTCGTGTTTCGGGTCTTGGTCGTCGCGGCCGGTGGGCCCTGCGTCGTTGGTTCGCAATGGCGCACTCATGGCCTTGGCCGTGGCCACGGTCGTCTTCAACACCTGA
- a CDS encoding AAA family ATPase, giving the protein MELSRLSQSTVLSDALVDVAATRERTRQGRVARIAFVLALAAGWAWWRVLTDQPVWPGLPSFPIAGEYMFGIVLVCILGVAVLAPLLAAGRSPHVTYHPSEIDTTIDDVKGLDTVRDEVVKTLNLFLAHKTFRDRMGGTPRRAILFEGPPGTGKTYMAKAMANEAGVPFLFVSSSAFQSMYYGQTNRKIRSYFKALRKAARKEGGAIGFIEEIDAIGAARSGMGGGRGEGITGVVNELLIQLQSFDEPPLGTRMVNAVIDRVNRVLPSHRQLSKRRAAAANILVVGATNRASDLDPALLRPGRFDRSVYFGLPGRPGRRDIIDFYLDRKAHTAELDDVERRNTLAAMTMGYSPVMIEHLFDEALVWALRRGGDALSWDDVQQAKMTEELGLTERVVYTEAERRTIATHEAGHATVAHLVGAGRKLEVLSIIKRRDALGLLAHSDEEERFTQTRSEIEARIDIAFGGMVAEELWFGESGSGPSGDLAAATKAAATMVGALGMGGRLMSLEAANMGNGADLTAKVLASDAGRDSVEEILQASKARVDELLEANRDMVEALRDALLEREELIGEEILDVIRQVRIAGEPVIDLTGTPAVGG; this is encoded by the coding sequence GTGGAACTGAGCCGCCTGTCGCAATCGACAGTTCTGTCGGACGCCCTGGTCGACGTCGCCGCCACCCGCGAGCGCACCAGGCAGGGGCGGGTCGCTCGTATTGCGTTCGTGCTGGCACTGGCGGCCGGCTGGGCGTGGTGGCGGGTACTGACCGACCAGCCGGTGTGGCCTGGCCTGCCGTCGTTTCCGATCGCCGGCGAGTACATGTTCGGCATCGTGCTGGTGTGCATCCTGGGCGTCGCCGTCCTGGCGCCGTTGTTGGCCGCGGGCCGCTCGCCTCACGTCACCTATCACCCCAGCGAGATCGACACCACGATCGACGACGTCAAGGGCCTCGACACCGTCCGTGACGAGGTGGTCAAGACCCTGAACCTGTTCTTGGCCCACAAGACCTTCCGCGACCGCATGGGCGGCACGCCTCGTCGGGCGATCTTGTTCGAGGGCCCTCCCGGAACCGGCAAGACCTATATGGCCAAGGCGATGGCCAACGAGGCCGGCGTTCCGTTCCTGTTCGTGTCGTCGTCGGCTTTCCAGTCGATGTACTACGGCCAGACCAACCGCAAGATCCGTTCGTACTTCAAAGCCCTGCGCAAGGCCGCTCGCAAGGAGGGCGGCGCCATCGGGTTCATCGAAGAGATCGACGCCATCGGCGCAGCCCGCAGCGGCATGGGTGGTGGCCGCGGCGAGGGCATCACCGGCGTTGTCAACGAGCTGCTGATCCAGCTGCAGAGCTTCGACGAACCCCCTCTGGGAACCCGCATGGTCAATGCGGTCATCGACAGGGTCAACCGAGTGCTGCCTTCGCACCGCCAGCTGAGCAAGCGCCGCGCGGCGGCCGCGAACATCCTGGTCGTGGGCGCCACCAACCGAGCCAGCGATCTCGATCCGGCGTTGCTGCGACCGGGTCGCTTCGACAGGTCTGTGTACTTCGGGCTTCCCGGAAGGCCGGGACGGCGCGACATCATCGACTTCTACCTCGACCGCAAGGCCCACACCGCAGAACTAGACGACGTCGAGCGGCGCAACACCCTGGCCGCGATGACCATGGGCTACTCGCCCGTGATGATCGAGCACCTCTTCGACGAGGCGTTGGTGTGGGCCCTCAGGCGCGGCGGAGATGCCCTCAGCTGGGACGATGTTCAGCAGGCCAAGATGACCGAGGAGTTGGGGCTCACCGAGCGGGTCGTCTACACCGAGGCCGAGCGCCGCACCATCGCAACGCACGAGGCCGGCCATGCGACCGTCGCCCACCTGGTGGGTGCGGGCCGCAAGCTCGAGGTGTTGTCCATCATCAAGCGCCGCGACGCCCTGGGCCTGCTGGCCCACAGCGACGAGGAAGAGCGCTTCACCCAGACCCGCAGCGAGATCGAGGCCCGCATCGACATCGCGTTCGGCGGAATGGTCGCAGAGGAGCTCTGGTTCGGCGAGTCGGGCAGCGGCCCCTCGGGCGACCTTGCAGCAGCCACCAAGGCCGCGGCCACCATGGTCGGAGCGCTGGGTATGGGCGGTCGGTTGATGTCGCTGGAGGCCGCGAACATGGGCAATGGGGCCGACCTCACCGCCAAGGTTCTGGCATCCGACGCCGGGCGTGACTCGGTGGAGGAGATCTTGCAGGCCTCGAAGGCTCGTGTCGACGAACTGCTCGAGGCCAACCGAGACATGGTCGAGGCGCTGCGTGACGCTCTGTTGGAACGCGAAGAGCTGATCGGCGAGGAGATTCTCGACGTCATCCGCCAGGTCCGAATCGCCGGCGAGCCGGTGATCGACCTGACCGGAACACCAGCGGTAGGGGGCTGA
- a CDS encoding type IV pilus twitching motility protein PilT has protein sequence MSRSHEDLRNLLDALLRRAVEVGASDIHLKVGSKPKMRINGQLYAVKSEDRLSPNDTMSMVDAIMPDHVKGRFAEVGDADFAFSDPKVGRFRVNTFRQRGSVGLVLRHVTYGVDSIAELGLPRVVQRLADEPRGLVLVTGPTGSGKTTTLAAMVDHINSTRNCHIVTIEDPIEILHRDKRASINQREIGLDSKSFATAMRAALRQDPDVILVGEMRDPETVNAALQAAETGHLVLSSMHTTDASETVNRIIEFFPHQQHRQVRATLASALRGTLGQRLVPAANGEGRVPVTEAMVVTGRVAQAIVDMEATASLADLIAEGDYYGMQTFDQGLADLVSRRLITVEAAMSAASRPHDLRVAMERAGVLDHRGNHRDDLLGHLNGVTGVS, from the coding sequence GTGAGCCGCTCGCACGAGGATCTTCGCAACCTTCTCGATGCCCTGCTTCGGCGCGCTGTCGAGGTAGGGGCCTCCGACATACACCTGAAGGTGGGTTCCAAGCCCAAGATGCGCATAAACGGTCAGCTCTATGCGGTGAAATCCGAAGACCGCTTGTCGCCCAACGACACGATGTCGATGGTCGATGCGATCATGCCCGATCACGTCAAGGGTCGCTTCGCCGAGGTGGGCGACGCCGACTTCGCGTTCTCCGACCCGAAGGTCGGTCGCTTCAGGGTCAACACGTTTCGCCAGCGCGGTTCTGTGGGCCTGGTGTTGCGCCACGTCACCTACGGGGTCGATTCGATAGCCGAACTCGGCCTGCCCCGAGTTGTTCAACGGTTGGCCGACGAACCCCGCGGCCTCGTGTTGGTGACGGGCCCTACCGGTTCTGGCAAGACGACGACCCTGGCGGCGATGGTCGACCACATCAACTCGACCCGCAACTGTCACATCGTCACCATCGAGGACCCGATCGAGATCTTGCACCGTGACAAGCGGGCATCGATCAACCAGCGCGAAATCGGCCTGGATTCGAAGTCGTTCGCAACCGCCATGAGGGCGGCCCTGCGCCAAGACCCCGACGTGATCCTGGTGGGCGAGATGCGCGACCCCGAGACGGTCAACGCCGCGCTGCAAGCCGCGGAAACAGGCCACCTCGTCTTGTCTTCGATGCACACGACCGACGCGTCCGAGACGGTCAATCGAATCATCGAGTTCTTCCCACACCAGCAGCACCGCCAGGTGAGGGCGACCCTGGCGTCGGCGCTGCGCGGAACGCTGGGTCAGCGGTTGGTGCCGGCAGCAAACGGTGAGGGGCGCGTTCCGGTGACCGAAGCCATGGTGGTGACGGGCAGGGTGGCTCAGGCCATTGTCGATATGGAGGCCACGGCCAGCTTGGCCGACCTGATCGCCGAGGGCGACTACTACGGCATGCAGACGTTCGACCAGGGGCTGGCCGACCTGGTGTCGCGCCGCCTGATCACGGTCGAGGCGGCGATGAGCGCTGCGTCTCGGCCCCACGATCTGCGCGTGGCGATGGAGCGTGCGGGCGTCTTGGATCACCGCGGCAACCACCGCGACGACCTTCTGGGGCACCTCAACGGTGTGACGGGTGTCTCTTGA
- a CDS encoding flavin reductase family protein, with protein MSEAGKIDPAEFRSTLGHFPTGVTVVTGMAGDQPVGMTIGSFTSVSLEPALVAWLPTRDSATWAQIKASGSFCANILSAHQGDVCGVFASRSEDKFADVAWRAAGSGSPIIEGSLGWIDCDIDAIHPAGDHDIVVGAVRSLAVSGADDGPLVFFKGALGTFDAH; from the coding sequence GTGAGCGAGGCAGGCAAGATCGATCCGGCGGAGTTCAGGTCGACGCTCGGTCACTTCCCGACCGGCGTGACCGTCGTCACCGGCATGGCGGGCGACCAGCCCGTGGGCATGACCATCGGGTCGTTCACTTCGGTGTCTCTCGAGCCGGCGCTGGTCGCCTGGTTGCCGACTCGAGATTCGGCAACCTGGGCCCAGATCAAGGCGTCGGGTTCGTTCTGCGCCAACATCTTGTCGGCCCACCAAGGCGACGTGTGCGGCGTGTTCGCTTCGCGCTCGGAAGACAAGTTTGCCGACGTCGCTTGGCGCGCCGCGGGCAGCGGGTCGCCGATCATCGAGGGCTCGCTCGGCTGGATCGACTGCGACATCGACGCCATCCATCCGGCCGGTGACCACGACATCGTCGTGGGCGCGGTGAGGTCGCTGGCGGTGTCGGGCGCCGACGATGGTCCGCTGGTGTTCTTCAAGGGTGCGCTCGGCACGTTCGACGCCCACTGA
- a CDS encoding MBL fold metallo-hydrolase, producing MSVAAPGTPPILLDLGTGLLGYAKTFDGPFDGVMLLTHLHWDHVQGLPFFSPLLRPGANAHIYGPPQEEGPLHDVLVSFVRPPFFPVTVDDLPGEVVVDELDRASIEVGQVLVTARRIPHPGPTNGYRIDFGGASVAYIPDHQQPLDFSQDPEVIELVSGVDLLIHDAQFTPAEFTAKSDWGHCTPRYALEVAKAAGAKRLALFHHDPAHDDDQLEDIAAGLEGDAAELGVEVFLAVEGMTVQVGQ from the coding sequence GTGTCTGTGGCCGCGCCCGGCACACCTCCCATACTGCTCGACCTTGGCACCGGGCTGCTCGGCTACGCCAAGACCTTCGACGGCCCCTTCGACGGCGTCATGTTGTTGACCCATCTGCACTGGGACCACGTCCAGGGGCTTCCGTTCTTCTCGCCGCTCCTGCGGCCGGGCGCCAATGCCCACATCTACGGGCCGCCCCAGGAGGAAGGGCCGCTGCACGACGTTCTCGTGTCGTTCGTCAGGCCACCCTTCTTTCCGGTGACCGTCGACGACCTGCCCGGTGAGGTCGTGGTAGACGAACTCGACCGGGCTTCGATCGAGGTCGGTCAGGTGCTGGTGACGGCACGTCGCATTCCGCACCCGGGACCCACCAACGGGTACCGCATCGATTTCGGGGGAGCTTCGGTGGCCTACATCCCAGATCACCAACAGCCTCTCGACTTCTCGCAAGACCCCGAGGTGATCGAGTTGGTGTCGGGTGTCGACCTGCTGATCCACGACGCTCAGTTCACTCCGGCCGAGTTCACCGCCAAGTCCGATTGGGGCCACTGCACTCCGCGTTATGCGCTCGAGGTCGCCAAGGCCGCTGGAGCCAAGCGGCTGGCCCTGTTTCACCACGACCCTGCTCACGACGACGACCAGCTGGAGGACATCGCCGCGGGGCTCGAAGGCGATGCCGCCGAGCTGGGGGTCGAAGTGTTCTTGGCCGTAGAGGGCATGACGGTTCAGGTCGGCCAGTAG